From the genome of Geminocystis herdmanii PCC 6308, one region includes:
- a CDS encoding iron uptake porin — protein sequence MIIVKSFKTVKSKLLISSILLGSIVLPNAVLASPEDILEQIDNYQPTNHQAQVTSVSQLRDVSPTDWAFEALRSLVERYGCIVGYPDRTFRGNRALSRYEFAAGLNACMQQMERLIAASESVMREDIEKLKRLMAEFESELATLGARVDNLEGRVAFLEDHQFSTTTKLSGEVIFGLASIFNGQKNGGRESIEQVPVLGNRTRIELSTSFTGQDLLYTRLATGNFPDFSVPANTQQASLAFSQPDDNDVAIEVLNYNFPISENITLWLEGAGGAFDDFTNTLSILDGDGGSGAISSFGTRNLVYYQGEGAGLALEGKLGQFGWSLGYLATDGNNPERGNGLFNGAYGILGQVGYYPNDNFGIAFAYGQGYNTFGIGENTRSFAELIADSPIDTSHNTYAVTMSWQLAEKFVLGAWGGYSNVRTLNSFSDGIVNVSRGSSDSWYWAATLGFPDLFKEGSLGGIVVGMQPWQTNSTIRNNGVKLSNDDTSFHIEAFYEYAITDNIKITPGVMVVTNPSNDSRNDPLVIGALRTTFTF from the coding sequence GTGATTATTGTGAAGAGTTTTAAAACAGTGAAAAGTAAATTATTGATTAGTAGTATCTTATTAGGCTCGATCGTGCTTCCTAATGCAGTATTAGCATCCCCTGAAGATATTTTAGAGCAAATCGACAACTATCAACCCACAAACCATCAAGCGCAAGTAACTTCCGTTTCTCAATTGCGAGATGTTTCCCCTACGGATTGGGCTTTTGAAGCCCTCAGAAGTTTAGTCGAAAGGTATGGCTGTATTGTGGGGTATCCCGATCGAACCTTTAGGGGAAATCGTGCCTTGAGTCGTTATGAATTTGCCGCCGGGTTAAATGCTTGTATGCAACAAATGGAGCGTTTAATTGCCGCCAGTGAGTCGGTGATGAGAGAAGACATCGAGAAGCTAAAACGATTAATGGCAGAATTTGAGAGTGAATTAGCCACATTAGGAGCAAGAGTTGATAACCTAGAAGGTAGAGTTGCCTTTTTAGAAGATCATCAATTTTCTACTACCACTAAGTTAAGTGGAGAAGTTATCTTCGGATTAGCTAGTATTTTCAACGGGCAAAAAAACGGCGGTAGAGAAAGTATCGAACAAGTACCCGTTTTAGGTAATCGTACTAGAATAGAATTAAGTACCAGCTTTACTGGACAAGATTTACTCTACACCCGTTTAGCAACAGGTAATTTCCCTGATTTTAGCGTCCCAGCCAACACTCAACAAGCTAGTTTAGCATTCTCTCAACCCGATGACAATGACGTTGCGATCGAAGTCTTAAACTATAATTTTCCTATCAGTGAAAATATTACCCTCTGGTTAGAAGGTGCAGGAGGAGCATTTGATGACTTTACCAACACCTTGAGTATCCTAGACGGAGATGGTGGTAGTGGTGCAATATCCAGTTTTGGTACTCGTAACCTTGTATATTATCAAGGAGAAGGTGCAGGTTTAGCCCTAGAAGGTAAATTAGGGCAATTTGGTTGGAGTTTAGGCTACTTAGCCACCGATGGCAACAATCCCGAAAGAGGCAATGGTTTGTTTAATGGCGCTTATGGTATCTTAGGACAAGTGGGCTACTATCCTAACGATAACTTTGGTATAGCCTTCGCTTACGGGCAAGGATACAACACCTTTGGCATTGGAGAAAATACCCGCAGTTTTGCCGAGTTAATCGCTGATAGCCCCATCGATACCTCTCACAACACCTACGCTGTAACCATGTCATGGCAATTAGCCGAAAAATTTGTTTTAGGCGCATGGGGAGGATATTCTAATGTAAGAACCCTTAACAGTTTTTCTGATGGTATTGTTAACGTATCCCGTGGAAGTTCCGATTCTTGGTATTGGGCGGCAACTTTAGGTTTTCCAGACTTATTCAAAGAAGGAAGTTTAGGAGGTATTGTGGTGGGAATGCAACCATGGCAAACAAATTCTACCATTAGAAATAACGGCGTAAAATTAAGCAATGATGATACTTCTTTCCATATTGAGGCATTTTATGAATACGCCATCACCGATAACATTAAAATTACTCCAGGTGTAATGGTAGTAACCAATCCTTCTAACGATAGCCGAAATGATCCCCTTGTTATTGGAGCATTACGGACTACATTTACTTTTTAA
- a CDS encoding Uma2 family endonuclease gives MVAQLEKTTKSEIIYPDSDGKPMADNTLQFRWITTIKTNLDWLFVDNPQVFVAGDLLWYPTEGDNKKRVAPDAMVVFGREKGERGSYQQWKEDNIAPQVVFEILSPGNTTKEMYGKLLFYQNHGVEEYYIYDPDMNDLTGFVRQDNILQMIENIDGWESPRLGIRFELSQPELNIYYPNGDRFSTYNEEKQKVLEEKERADKEKERAEKEKERADKLEAKLRELGINLEDIN, from the coding sequence ATGGTTGCTCAACTAGAAAAAACCACTAAATCAGAAATTATTTATCCTGACAGTGACGGTAAACCTATGGCAGATAATACCCTTCAGTTTCGTTGGATTACCACCATTAAAACTAATTTAGATTGGTTATTTGTCGATAATCCGCAAGTGTTTGTAGCGGGTGATTTACTTTGGTATCCCACCGAGGGTGATAATAAAAAACGAGTTGCCCCCGATGCTATGGTAGTATTTGGTAGAGAAAAAGGTGAACGTGGCTCATATCAACAATGGAAAGAAGATAATATTGCCCCTCAAGTCGTCTTTGAAATTCTCTCTCCGGGTAACACAACGAAGGAAATGTATGGCAAACTATTGTTTTATCAAAATCATGGAGTCGAGGAATATTACATTTATGATCCAGACATGAATGATTTAACGGGTTTTGTACGACAGGATAATATTTTACAAATGATTGAAAATATAGACGGTTGGGAAAGCCCCCGTTTAGGAATCCGTTTTGAGTTAAGTCAACCAGAGTTAAATATATACTATCCCAATGGCGATCGATTTTCTACTTATAATGAGGAAAAACAAAAAGTATTAGAGGAGAAAGAAAGAGCAGACAAAGAAAAAGAAAGGGCAGAAAAAGAAAAGGAAAGGGCTGATAAATTAGAGGCAAAATTAAGGGAATTAGGCATAAATTTAGAGGATATTAACTGA